In one window of Syngnathus typhle isolate RoL2023-S1 ecotype Sweden linkage group LG7, RoL_Styp_1.0, whole genome shotgun sequence DNA:
- the si:dkey-12e7.1 gene encoding uncharacterized protein si:dkey-12e7.1: protein MSPRKRPLAPVNNRRKAGDDYFPFNFLPVECQLHVLSFLNEVDKCSCALVCLSWSCLVRSWKLWRVADYSRRGVFHLGQEGVLVSNREFERWKSWVHLYTHHLISRRASLLTLKASFDLGDRCNKWGELLSHLLDNVHCRDLGQLDLNWTFTLLQPLDLRVHSSSSSHQDSITKMDQVTNFQELLTKLTQSCPRISKMRLHFDWSDLSVSLLTQFQQLKVLELKFFWVFKGVTPSTLQTLTTSLPNLKSLTLHILVPLWNLGISYTLESLSLEFLDVSPSRGLVFSCLKLPALRELRAKKIVRGITLDRRTRLRIQSRWPCLYHVLREGTPRLQALNNERLLPTWRERSYEELSAILDGSCYCVQHLDSWLW from the exons ATGTCCCCGCGGAAAAGACCCTTGGCTcctgtaaacaaccgccgcaaaGCGGGGGATGACTACTTCCCTTTCAACTTCCTGCCAGTGGAGTGCCAGCTCCACGTGTTGTCTTTCCTGAATGAGGTGGATAAATGTAGCTGTGCTTTGGTTTGCTTGAGTTGGAGTTGCCTTGTTCGTTCATGGAAGCTATGGCGGGTTGCTGACTATTCCCGTCGAGGCGTCTTCCACCTGGGGCAAGAGGGGGTGCTGGTGTCCAATCGAGAGTTTGAGAGGTGGAAATCCTGGGTTCACCTCTACACGCACCATCTCATCTCGCGCCGGGCCAGTCTTCTCACATTGAAGGCCAGCTTTGATTTGGGGGATCGCTGTAATAAGTGGGGTGAGCTGCTAAGCCACCTGTTGGATAATGTCCACTGCAGGGACCTTGGTCAGCTAGACCTCAACTGGACGTTTACACTTCTTCAGCCTCTGGATCTCAGGGTGCACTCCAGCTCCAGTTCTCACCAGGACAGCATCACTAAGATGGACCAG GTGACCAATTTCCAGGAGCTGCTGACCAAACTCACTCAGAGCTGTCCTCGTATCAGCAAGATGAGGTTACACTTTGACTGGTCGGATTTGTCAGTGTCTCTCCTCACCCAATTCCAGCAGCTCAAAGTGCTTGAGCTGAAGTTCTTCTGGGTCTTCAAAGGAGTGACTCCATCAACACTGCAGACCCTAACGACATCCCTTCCTAACCTCAAATCACTGACCTTACACATTCTGGTGCCGCTCTGGAATCTAGGTATTTCCTACACTCTAGAGTCGCTTTCTTTGGAGTTCTTGGACGTGTCGCCCAGCAGAGGCCTGGTCTTCTCTTGTCTAAAGCTGCCCGCTCTGCGTGAGCTCAGAGCCAAGAAGATTGTTCGTGGCATTACATTGGACAGGCGCACGAGGCTGAGGATCCAGAGTCGTTGGCCCTGCTTGTACCATGTCCTTCGGGAAGGGACGCCAAGACTGCAGGCCCTCAACAACGAGAGACTTCTTCCGACCTGGAGAGAGAGGAGCTACGAGGAACTGTCGGCCATCCTGGACGGCTCCTGTTACTGTGTCCAGCATCTTGACAGCTGGCTTTGGTAA